The nucleotide sequence gcccctcCTTTCGGACAGCGCCGTGTGCACCGCGGTCAACACGTGCTTCCAAGTGGTGCAGCACGCCGCCAGCAGCCGCGGCAGCGAGCTCCTGCAGCGCACGGCTCGGCACTGCATGCACGAGATCCTGCAGGCCGTCTTCGCCCGCCTGCCGGACATCCGCGACGACGCTGAGGACGACATGTCCGTCACCTCCGCGGCAGGCTTCGGCCCGCGGTGCATGGTTGATGTCTTCAACTTCCTCTGCTCGCTGCTCCTCAATGCCCCCGACATGGTGATGACGCCCGAGGGGCACGGCGCGTTCACCTCCGAGGAGGACGTGCAGCTCTTCGCCCTGGTGCTGCTCAACTCGGCCGTGGAGCTCGGCGGCGAGGCCATTGGCAAGCATCCCAAGCTCTTGCGCCTCATCCAGGATGATCTTTTCTACCACTTGATCTACTACGCCACGGAGTGCAGCCCTCTGGTCCTCTCCATGATCTGCAGCACGGTTCTCAACCTGTACAACTTCTTGCGCAGGTATGCACCCTTAACTATGTCATCCGAGTCTGTGGTTGCTCCCGTTTTGAATGGCATCTTGTTCCAGGTTCCTCAAGCTCCAGCTGGAAGCATTCTTCATGTATGTGATACTCCGAGTTGGCAGCGGTGCGAGCGGGATGCAGCTGCAGGAGGTGGCGATCGAGGGGCTCATCAGCTTTTGCCGGCAGCCAACCTTCGTGATCGAGATGTACGTCAACTATGACTGCGACCCGCTGATGCGCAATGTCTTCGAAGAGGTCGGCAAGCTGCTCTGCAAGGCGGCGTACCCGCTGTCGAACCCGATGACGACCGTTCAGCTCCAGGCGTTCGAGGGCCTCGTCAACATGATCACCACCATCGCCGACAACGTGGAGGTGGAGAAGGCCCCGGACCAGGAGGCGTACAACGTGGAGATCTCCGAGTACCGGCTGTTCTGGCTGGAGCGGTGGGACTCGAGCGACGACCATGGCCACGAGACCTGGGTGGACTTCGTCCGCAAGCGCAAGCTCAAGAAGAAGAAGGTGGCCATCGCCGCCAACCACTACAACCGCGACGAGAAGAAGGGCGTCGAGTTCCTCAAGCTGTGCCACCTGGTGCCCACCCCGCCGGACCCCAAGAGCATGGCCTACTTCCTGCGCTACTCGCCGGGCCTCGACAAGGTCAAGATCGGGGAGTTCCTCGGCGACCCGGACGAGTTCAACCTCAAAGTGCTCAAGGAGTTCACCGACACCTTTGACTTCAACGGCTCCATCCTCGACACCGCGCTCCGCACCTACCTCGAGTCGTTCCGGTTGCCCGGAGAGTCGCAGAAGATACAGCGCGTTCTTGAGCACTTCTCGGAGCGCTTCTACGAGCAGCAAACGCAGGAGGTGTTCGCGACAAAGGACGCCGCCTTCATCCTCTGCTACTCCGTCATCATGCTCAACACCGATCTGCACAACCCCCAGGTGAAGAAGAAAATGTCAGAGGATGACTTCATCAGGAACAACCGCGCCATCAACTCCGGCAAGGACCTTCCCAGGGAGTACCTGTCCGAGCTCTTCCACTCCATTGCGGTGAACGCCATCACCATGTTCAGCCAGGGCGCCACCAACGTCGAGATGACCACCAGCCGGTGGGCAGACATCGTCAAGCGGTCGCGCTCCATCGAGCCCTTCACCCCTTGCGACTTCAAGCACAAGCTCAGCCGTGAGGTGTTCATTGCCGTCTCCGGTCCGGCCGTCGCGACGTTGGCCGCCATATTCGACTACACGGACGACGAGGAGATCCTGAACCAGTGCGTGGAGGGCTTGATCTCCGTGGCGCGCATTGCACGCTACGGGCTGGAGGACGTGCTTGACGagctcctctgctgcctctgcaaGTTCACGACGCTGCTGAACCCCTACGCCACCACGGAGGAGACCATCTTCACTTTCAGCAATGAGCTCAAGCCGAGGATGTCAACACTGGCTCTCTTCACCATCGCCAACAGGTTCGGCGAGTCGGTGCGAGGCGCTTGGAAGAACATCGTCGACTGCCTGCTCAAGCTCAAGCGGCTCAGGCTGCTACCCCAGTCGGTGGTCGAACAGGACGGCAGCGTGTCCAGCCGTTTAGGCCCTCGCCCCAAGTCAGATTCAGCCGCCATTTTCCCCTCGTCGCACCGTGGCGCCGGGACAAGCCGACATGTGTCCGGCATGATCGGCCGGTTCTCGCAGTTCCTGTCTCTCGACGGCTGTGGCGAGTCGCTGCTCTGCGTCGGCAACGAGTTCGAGAACAACCTCAAGATCATCCAGCAATGCCAGATCGGCAGCATGTTCACGGAGAGCGGGAAGCTGCCTGACGAGTCGCTGCAGAACCTTGGGCGGGCGCTTATCTTTGCGGCCGGTGGCAAGGGCCAGAAATTCAGCACCCCGATCGAGGAAGAGGAGACCGTGGGCTTCTGCTGGGATCTCATCTTGCTCGTCTCCCTGGCCAACCTTCATCGCTTCGCGTCCTTCTGGCAGCACATGCACGACTGCTTCACGGCCGTGTCCATGCTGCCGCTCTTCTCGCCGTGCCCTTTCGCGGAGAAGGCCATCGTAGTGCTCTTCAAGGTCGCCGTGAAGCTGCTCCCGGGACAGGCCACCCCCGACCGCCTCGCCGAGGAGCTCATCTGCAAGTCGG is from Triticum aestivum cultivar Chinese Spring chromosome 3A, IWGSC CS RefSeq v2.1, whole genome shotgun sequence and encodes:
- the LOC123061700 gene encoding ARF guanine-nucleotide exchange factor GNL2-like, with translation MARTPASDDDDDGPPTYTVARGTRRDPRLKDLGISCMLNTEVAALLAVIRRRPDPYAYLPPAVAAAEEAVFAGLIQSLKSLRALLFQPRHGAWRCSDPSMYLSPFLDVVQSEEVPPAATGVALSSVLKILRIDVFDECSPGARDAIQAILTAVTNCRIERIADAGAEEAVLLRVLQVLAALLRARAAPLLSDSAVCTAVNTCFQVVQHAASSRGSELLQRTARHCMHEILQAVFARLPDIRDDAEDDMSVTSAAGFGPRCMVDVFNFLCSLLLNAPDMVMTPEGHGAFTSEEDVQLFALVLLNSAVELGGEAIGKHPKLLRLIQDDLFYHLIYYATECSPLVLSMICSTVLNLYNFLRRFLKLQLEAFFMYVILRVGSGASGMQLQEVAIEGLISFCRQPTFVIEMYVNYDCDPLMRNVFEEVGKLLCKAAYPLSNPMTTVQLQAFEGLVNMITTIADNVEVEKAPDQEAYNVEISEYRLFWLERWDSSDDHGHETWVDFVRKRKLKKKKVAIAANHYNRDEKKGVEFLKLCHLVPTPPDPKSMAYFLRYSPGLDKVKIGEFLGDPDEFNLKVLKEFTDTFDFNGSILDTALRTYLESFRLPGESQKIQRVLEHFSERFYEQQTQEVFATKDAAFILCYSVIMLNTDLHNPQVKKKMSEDDFIRNNRAINSGKDLPREYLSELFHSIAVNAITMFSQGATNVEMTTSRWADIVKRSRSIEPFTPCDFKHKLSREVFIAVSGPAVATLAAIFDYTDDEEILNQCVEGLISVARIARYGLEDVLDELLCCLCKFTTLLNPYATTEETIFTFSNELKPRMSTLALFTIANRFGESVRGAWKNIVDCLLKLKRLRLLPQSVVEQDGSVSSRLGPRPKSDSAAIFPSSHRGAGTSRHVSGMIGRFSQFLSLDGCGESLLCVGNEFENNLKIIQQCQIGSMFTESGKLPDESLQNLGRALIFAAGGKGQKFSTPIEEEETVGFCWDLILLVSLANLHRFASFWQHMHDCFTAVSMLPLFSPCPFAEKAIVVLFKVAVKLLPGQATPDRLAEELICKSVNLMWKLDKEILDTCCEGISECIVKLIMEHAGSVQTPLGWKTLLHLLSVTGRHPETFDQSVAAMIKLMSDGAHISRFNYAACIEAAFGFAALKISPLEISTKILELMAESVNWLVQWHKSGYSDPGSSNSLSSVEDASRMGNLATNMFIKLAETLRKTSLVRREEIRNQAVTDLGRSFALAAAGDLDFGPAGCLACFNLVIFAMVDDLHEKTLEYSRREGAERETRSMEGTLAAATELLADVFVLFLGTLAQGPGFRTFWLGVLRRLDTCIKSDLAAGGGAGVMQELVPRMLKRMIVEMKNKEVLVQRDGDELWEITHIQIQWIAPAVKEELFPE